TGGCCGGGCTTCACCGACTGCTCGAGCCATTCCATGCACAGACGGGTCGTGGGGTGGCTGCCGGTGCCGAACGCGAGGCCGGGGTCGAGCTCGAGGACGAGCGCATCGGGATCGGGCGCATCGTGCCACGACGGCACGACCCAGATCCGCTCGCCGATCGGGATCGGCTCGAACTGCGACTGCGTGAGCCGCACCCAGTCCTGCTCCTCGACTTCACGCACGACGAACTTCGGCGTCTCGGCGAGGCCGATCTCGTTCGCGGCCGCCGCGAGCAGCACGGCGGGCTCATGGTCGGCCGACAGCAGCGCGACCACGCGCGAGTGCTGCCACGCGGTGCGATCGGGCACGAGGCCCGGCTCGCCGAAGAGCGGCTGTTCGTCGGGCGTGTCGGCGTCGGCATCCTCGACGGACACCGACAGCGCGCCGAGATCGAGCAGCGCGTCGGACAGGGCCTCCGCATGCTCGCGGGCCAGTTCGACGACGAGTTCGCGATAACTCATGCTTACGCTTCTTCCGGTGCGACCTGCTGCTTCTGCGCGAGCCGGTTTTCGAGGTAGTGGATGCTGGTGCCGCCTTCGACGAATTTCGCGTCGATCATCAGCTCGCGGTGCAGCGGGATGTTGGTCTGGATGCCTTCGACGACCATTTCCGACAGCGCGATGCGCATCCGGCTGATCGCCTGCTCGCGCGTCGCGCCGTAGGTGATCAGCTTGCCGATCATCGAATCATAGTTCGGCGGCACGAAATAACCATTGTAGGCATGCGAATCGACGCGCACGCCGGGGCCGCCCGGCGTATGCCACGACGTGATCCGGCCCGGCGACGGCGTGAACTTGAACGGATCTTCGGCGTTGATCCGGCATTCGATCGCATGTCCGCGGAACTGGATGTCGCGCTGGCGCAGCGTGAGCTTTTCGCCGGCCGCGATGCGGATCTGTTCCTGCACGATGTCGACGCCCGTGATCAGCTCCGATACCGGGTGCTCGACCTGCACGCGCGTGTTCATCTCGATGAAGTAGAACTCGCCGTTTTCGTACAGGAATTCGAACGTGCCCGCGCCGAGGTAGCCCATCTTCTTGCATGCGTCCGCGCAGCGGTCGCCGATGCGGTCGATCAGGCGACGCGGAATGCCGGGCGCCGGCGCTTCCTCGATCACCTTCTGGTGACGGCGCTGCATCGAGCAGTCGCGCTCGCCGAGCCAGATCGCGTTCTTGTACGCGTCCGACAGCACCTGGATTTCGATGTGGCGCGGGTTCTCGAGGAACTTCTCCATGTACACCTGCGGGTTGCCGAACGCACGGCCGGCTTCCTCGCGGGTCATGTTGACCGCGTTGACGAGCGCGGCCTCGGTGTGCACGACGCGCATCCCGCGCCCGCCGCCGCCACCTGCCGCCTTGATGATGACCGGATAGCCGATCGTGCGCGCAATCTTGACGATCTCCTTCGGATCGTCCGGCAACGCGCCTTCCGAGCCCGGCACGCACGGCACGCCGGTCTTGATCATCGTCTGCTTCGCGGTGACCTTGTCACCCATCATGCGGATCGTTTCCGGGCGCGGGCCGATGAACGTGAAGCCCGATTGCTCGACGCGCTCCGCGAAATCGGCGTTCTCGGACAGGAAGCCGTAGCCGGGGTGGATCGCCTCGGCATCGGTGACTTCCGCGGCGCTGATCAGCGCCGGCATGTTCAGGTAGCTCAGGTTCGACGGGGCCGGGCCGATACAGACGGCTTCGTCCGCGAGGCGCACGTACTTGGCTTCCTTGTCGGCTTCCGAGTAGACGACCACCGTCTTGACGCCGAGTTCGCGGCACGCGCGCTGGATGCGCAGCGCGATTTCACCGCGGTTGGCAATGAGGATTTTTTCAAACATAGCGAGTATTCGTCTCTTCGAGGGGCGCGCGAACGGCGCCTGGCGAGCATCTCGGCGGCGCGCGGCCGGCAGGGCCGCGCGGCGGGCTTAGCCGATCACGAAAAGCGGCTGGCCGTATTCGACGGCCTGGCCGTTCTCGACGAGGATTTCCTTGATCACGCCGGCCTTGTCCGACTCGATCTCGTTGAGCAGCTTCATCGCTTCGATGATGCAGATCGTCTGGCCTTCCTTGACCGTGTCGCCGGCCTGCACGAACGGGTCGGCGCCCGGCGACGGCGCGCGGTAGAACGTGCCGACCATCGGCGACGTCACGACGTGGCCCTGCGGAGCGGCCGGCGCGGCTGCGGCGCCGGCGGCCGGTGCCGCGGCGCCGTCGGTCGGCAGCGCGGCCGACGGCGCCGGCGCGCTGACTTGCGGGGCATACCCAGCCGTCGGCTGCACGTAGACCGGCGGCGCGTTCTTGACGATGCGCACCTTGCCTTCGCCTTCCGTCACTTCCAGCTCGGAGATGCCGGATTCGGAAACGAGGTCGATCAGAGTTTTCAGCTTACGAAGATCCATCGGGAATTCCCCTTTCAATACGTGAAAGCGCCGGTTAGGGGCCGGCGCTGAATCTAGATCGCGAAATCAGCCGCGCGACGCGCCTTGCAGCTTGTCCAGCGCGTACTCGAGCGCGTACAGATAACCTTTCCAGCCGAGCCCGCAGATCACGCCTTCGGCCTGGTCGGAAAAGTAGGAGTGGTGCCTGAACGCTTCGCGGCGATGCACGTTCGACAGGTGAACCTCGACGAACGGGATGCCAACGCCGGCGATCGCGTCCCGGATCGCAACGCTCGTATGCGTATACGCGGCCGGATTGATCAGGATGAAATCGGTCTGTTCCTCCCGCGCGGCCTGGATGCGGTCGACCAGCGCGCCTTCATGGTTGCTCTGGAACGACGACAGGTCGGCGCCGGCTTCCCGGGCGCGCGCGGCAAGCGCCTGATCGATCTGCGCGAGCGTGACGCGGCCGTACACCTCCGGTTCCCGGGTGCCGAGAAGGTTCAGGTTGGGGCCGTGCAGCACCAGCAATCGTGTCATGGTCGCTTCTATTTCTGCGGAATTGCGCGAACTTTAGCGCTATTTAGAGAAATTTGTCTAGTTTTGCCGAACGGCCAAGCGCGGCGGACCTGCAAGAATTACCGGCGCAGGCGCAAAGTATCGGCGAATTCACGCGAAATTGCGGCGATCGACCTGCAAATCGCCGCCAACGCGCGGACTGCCGTTCGGACAGATTACAGCGCGTCGAGCGTCTTTTTCAGCTCGGCCGGTTGGATTTGTCCTAATTTTGTCTCGCGAATCTTGCCGGTTTCGTCGATGACGACGGTAAACGGCAGCGCGCCGGCGGTATTTCCGAAATTGCGGGCCAGATCGGCGCCTGCGTAGCCGCTGATGAAGACCGGATAGTCGACCTTCACCTTCTGCAGGAAGTTCTTCACGTTCTGCTCGGAATCGACGCCGATCCCGACGAAACGGATGCCTTTCTGCTTGTACTGGTGCGACAGCGCGACGAACTCGGGCATCTCCTCGACGCACGGGCCGCACCACGACGCCCAGAAATTGACGACGACTTTCTGGCCCTTGAAGGCGGCGAGCGTGGCCGGCTTGCCGTCGATGCCGGTGAGCGACGACGCCCACAGCTGGTCGACCGGGTTGCCGTGGGCGGCCGGCGCGGCGACGGCGACGCCGTCGTCGGTGGTGCCGCGGAACCAGTGGCCGGCGGCGATCCCGCCGGCAACGGCGGCGGCCGCGACCACCGCGAGCGCCAACATGCGTTTCATCATCAGAATTTGCTCCGAGAAACCCCGCCATTGATGGCGGGAAGGAAAGGAGTGGGGTTGACAGGCAGCTTCTTCCACGGGTTAGGATCACCTTCGCCACACTTTCGACCGGCGAGAAGCTGCCCAATGACCCGTTCGGTCGACGAGCGGCGGAAAAGCTGGCGAAGGCGCAGCGTGCGCACAAGCACAAGCGGCATAGCGCGAAGTTGCACGCCAAGATGGCAAATGCCCGTGTCGATTTCCAGCATAAGCTCGCGCTCGATCTGGTGCGGCGTTTCGATTACATCGCGGTTGGCAACGTATCTGCCGTCAAACTCGCCAGAACCAGGATGGCGAAGAGCGTCTACGACGCATCCTGGTCGTCCTTCCGAAACAAGCTCCGCTACAAAGCGATCGCGCACGGGGCCGTGTTCGAGGAAGTCGACGAAAGCGGTTCGACCCAGTTCTGCTCGGCGTGCGGGTCGAAAGACAGCACGACGCGGCCGAAAGGTATCGCGGGACTGAGAATAAGGGAGTGGGTCTGCAGTGACTGTGGTGTCGAGCATGATCGAGATACCAACGCTGCGCTGAACATTCTCCGATGCGGACGTGCATCGCCAGGTGTGGGAATCCTCTGCCTTTTGGGCGGAGGAGGACGTCAACGTTGAATCATTCCGGTTCGGAAGGGGCCTGGCTTGCCTCGACGAGCGCGCGCAGCGCGGCGGCGTCCGCGCGGGCGACGCGGCCGCGTGCATCGGCCTTCACCGCGCCGCGCAGGTCGTCGCTCGCATACAGCGCGAGATGGATGCCGATCGCGTCCACGTCGCGCCGCGGGCGCCACAGGAAACTGAGCGTTTCTACATCGCCGCGGCCCGCGAAATGCCGCGTCTCGGATACGTCGTACTGGACGTTCTGGTTCAGCAGGTAGATCGCGACGTCCTTCGGGTTGTCGGTGAATGCCTGCAAGTGGATATCCGAATGCGCGTTCGCGGTACCGTTCAGCACGGCGCCCGTCACATAGGGATGGAACTCGGCGAGCCGGCGCATCCAGTCGAGCGCGATCTCGCGCAGGCGGCGCAGTTCGTCCGGCTGCGTGTCGCTCTGGAACAGCGACAGATACTCGCGCAGTTCTTCCTCGATCTGGTCGTTATCCGGCAGCCATTCGCCGGCAACGCGCGAATCGCCCAGCAACTGGCGCGCGGCCTTGCGTTTCGCGCCGGCATAGTCCAGGCCGTCCTCCGCGATCAGGCGGGCGGCGGACTGGGCAATTTCCTCGCGGACGCGCCGCGGGTCGACAAGAGGTTTGCGAGACATGATCCGGCAATCATACTCGATCGTCGCGGCGCCCGAGCACGGGCGCGGCGGCCCGCCGCCCGACGGTGCCGACCCCGTTCGCGCGCATCGTTCGGGCCGCCGGGCATCGCAGGCCGTCAGTTACAATAGTGTTCTTTGTGTCGCGGCAAAGTCGTGGGCCGGGCGCCGGCCGCACGGCCCGTCCGGCGCGACACACACGCATCCTTTCCGAATCGACGGCGCCCGGCGGCGCGAAAGCATTCCTCTATGCACATCCACATTCTTGGCATCTGCGGCACCTTCATGGGCGGTCTCGCCGTACTCGCACGCGAGGCGGGCCACACGGTGACGGGTTGCGACGCGGGCGTCTATCCGCCGATGAGCACCCAGCTCGAGGCGCAGGGCATCACGCTGATCGAGGGCTACGGCGCCGAGCAGGTCGACCTGAAGCCGGACCTGTTCGTGATCGGCAACGTCGTCACGCGCGGCAATCCGCTGATGGAGGCGATTCTCGACCGCGGCCTGCCTTACGTGTCGGGCCCGCAGTGGCTCGGCGAGCACGTGCTGGTCGGCAAATGGGTGCTCGCGGTCGCGGGCACGCACGGCAAGACGACCACGTCGTCGATGCTCGCGTGGCTGCTCGAAGACGCGGGCCTGAACCCGGGCTTCCTGATCGGCGGCGTGCCGCTGAACTTCGGCGTGTCCGCGCGGCTCACCGATTCGAGCTTCTTCGTGATCGAGGCCGACGAGTACGACACGGCATTCTTCGACAAGCGCTCGAAGTTCGTGCACTACCGGCCGCGCACCGCGGTGCTGAACAATCTCGAATTCGATCACGCCGATATCTTCCCCGATCTCGCCGCGATCGAAACGCAATTCCATCATCTGGTGCGCACCGTGCCCGGCGTCGGGCGGATCGTCACGAACGGCCGCTCGGACGCGCTCGAGCGCGTGCTGGCGCGCGGCTGCTGGAGCGAGGTCGAACGCTTCGGTGTCGACGGCGGCTGGCAGGCGCTGCCGGCCGAGGACGGCGTGCCGGTCGACGAACGCTTCGCGGTGTATTCGCACGCCGGGCGCGTCGGCGAAGTCGCATGGCAGGTGCAGGGCGACCACAACCGGATGAACGCGCTCGCGGCGATCGCCGCCGCGCGCCACGTCGGCGTGCCGCCGGCACAGGCGGCCGAATCGCTCGCCTCGTTCCGCAACGTGAAGCGCCGCATGGAAGTGCGCGGCAGCGTGGACGGCGTGACCGTCTATGACGACTTCGCGCACCATCCGACCGCGATCGACACCACGATCGCCGGCCTTCGTGCGCGTATCGGCCGCCGGAACGCCCGCATCCTCGCCGTGCTCGAGCCGCGCTCGAACACGATGAAGCTCGGCGTGATGAAGTCGCAGTTGCCGGCGAGCCTCGCCGATGCCGATCTCGTGTTCGGCTACGGCGCGCCGACCGGGCGCGATGCGCTCGGCTGGAATCTCGCCGAAGCGCTTGCGCCGCTCGGCGAGCGTGCGCGTGCATTCGACGATCTGCATCTGCTGGTGAAGGCGGTGGTCGAGGCCGCGCGTCCGGGCGACCACGTGCTCGTGATGAGCAACGGCGGCTTCGGCGGCGTGCACCAGAAGCTGCTCGATGCGCTCGGGAGCCGGCCGTGATCCTGTATCTGCACGGCTTCCGGTCATCGCCGGAATCGCAGAAGTCGCGCCTGCTCGCCGCGCG
This DNA window, taken from Burkholderia cenocepacia, encodes the following:
- the prmA gene encoding 50S ribosomal protein L11 methyltransferase, encoding MSYRELVVELAREHAEALSDALLDLGALSVSVEDADADTPDEQPLFGEPGLVPDRTAWQHSRVVALLSADHEPAVLLAAAANEIGLAETPKFVVREVEEQDWVRLTQSQFEPIPIGERIWVVPSWHDAPDPDALVLELDPGLAFGTGSHPTTRLCMEWLEQSVKPGQSVLDYGCGSGILAILAKKCGANPVIGIDIDPQAVESARQNSERNRAEVTYGLPDACPEGEFDIVVANILSNPLKLMASMLASKVKPGGRIALSGVLARQADEVAAVYARYVDISVWREHEGWVCLAGTRRESH
- the accC gene encoding acetyl-CoA carboxylase biotin carboxylase subunit — protein: MFEKILIANRGEIALRIQRACRELGVKTVVVYSEADKEAKYVRLADEAVCIGPAPSNLSYLNMPALISAAEVTDAEAIHPGYGFLSENADFAERVEQSGFTFIGPRPETIRMMGDKVTAKQTMIKTGVPCVPGSEGALPDDPKEIVKIARTIGYPVIIKAAGGGGGRGMRVVHTEAALVNAVNMTREEAGRAFGNPQVYMEKFLENPRHIEIQVLSDAYKNAIWLGERDCSMQRRHQKVIEEAPAPGIPRRLIDRIGDRCADACKKMGYLGAGTFEFLYENGEFYFIEMNTRVQVEHPVSELITGVDIVQEQIRIAAGEKLTLRQRDIQFRGHAIECRINAEDPFKFTPSPGRITSWHTPGGPGVRVDSHAYNGYFVPPNYDSMIGKLITYGATREQAISRMRIALSEMVVEGIQTNIPLHRELMIDAKFVEGGTSIHYLENRLAQKQQVAPEEA
- the accB gene encoding acetyl-CoA carboxylase biotin carboxyl carrier protein, giving the protein MDLRKLKTLIDLVSESGISELEVTEGEGKVRIVKNAPPVYVQPTAGYAPQVSAPAPSAALPTDGAAAPAAGAAAAPAAPQGHVVTSPMVGTFYRAPSPGADPFVQAGDTVKEGQTICIIEAMKLLNEIESDKAGVIKEILVENGQAVEYGQPLFVIG
- the aroQ gene encoding type II 3-dehydroquinate dehydratase; the protein is MTRLLVLHGPNLNLLGTREPEVYGRVTLAQIDQALAARAREAGADLSSFQSNHEGALVDRIQAAREEQTDFILINPAAYTHTSVAIRDAIAGVGIPFVEVHLSNVHRREAFRHHSYFSDQAEGVICGLGWKGYLYALEYALDKLQGASRG
- a CDS encoding TlpA family protein disulfide reductase translates to MMMKRMLALAVVAAAAVAGGIAAGHWFRGTTDDGVAVAAPAAHGNPVDQLWASSLTGIDGKPATLAAFKGQKVVVNFWASWCGPCVEEMPEFVALSHQYKQKGIRFVGIGVDSEQNVKNFLQKVKVDYPVFISGYAGADLARNFGNTAGALPFTVVIDETGKIRETKLGQIQPAELKKTLDAL
- the mpl gene encoding UDP-N-acetylmuramate:L-alanyl-gamma-D-glutamyl-meso-diaminopimelate ligase, encoding MGRAPAARPVRRDTHASFPNRRRPAARKHSSMHIHILGICGTFMGGLAVLAREAGHTVTGCDAGVYPPMSTQLEAQGITLIEGYGAEQVDLKPDLFVIGNVVTRGNPLMEAILDRGLPYVSGPQWLGEHVLVGKWVLAVAGTHGKTTTSSMLAWLLEDAGLNPGFLIGGVPLNFGVSARLTDSSFFVIEADEYDTAFFDKRSKFVHYRPRTAVLNNLEFDHADIFPDLAAIETQFHHLVRTVPGVGRIVTNGRSDALERVLARGCWSEVERFGVDGGWQALPAEDGVPVDERFAVYSHAGRVGEVAWQVQGDHNRMNALAAIAAARHVGVPPAQAAESLASFRNVKRRMEVRGSVDGVTVYDDFAHHPTAIDTTIAGLRARIGRRNARILAVLEPRSNTMKLGVMKSQLPASLADADLVFGYGAPTGRDALGWNLAEALAPLGERARAFDDLHLLVKAVVEAARPGDHVLVMSNGGFGGVHQKLLDALGSRP